The DNA region aaaattcaactattttttttaaattaccaaaatttacaggaatgaagatctcaatgagtataGTAACTTTCATACCTATGGCCAAGCCGAATTTGACCGGAAATGCTCCAATTTCGCTAAAACCCGTCAAAAAACCCTATAATGGGTGTTCGTCAATTCatcctcaaatcaactccgacGCTCCAACAAATGCTTGGGACTTGTTCCCATGTCCAAGAGGAGTTGTTTGATAGTGTGGATCGAGGGTAAACATTTCAAAAAATGGTGGATTTCTAACTAAGGGTCTTTGGCCCCGAGGGTTGTTCTTTGTGGAAATCAAGATGAAACTTCGTTGATTAAAGCTATAATTGGATGCTGGGATACTATGGTGATGTTTAGGAGTTGTGGGAGGTCTCAATTCGCTGGAAATTGATGGAAAGGCGACGAGAACCCTCTCACGATCCTACGTAGGGGATCTATGATCCCATGCCCCActtctctctcccttcccctcctttcttcttcttctgattGGTCTCTCCCTTTTTCTCTTCCCTTCCTCTCCTACTAGTCCGTCCCTCTCTTCTTTGATTTGGGCAGCCAATactccttctttttttttccttgtcccCCCGTTTCTTCTTCCCCATTCTCTCCTTTATTACCAAAGATAAtcttaaaataatataatagaacttatgaaaatatataaaataataattggttATATCATTACTCCAAAACCGCTTCTGCTTGCGCTTACGCGCCCATATTGTCGAGTATTTCAGGAATACGCTAACGGAATATTTCATATGTCTCACTATATGTTGGTCAACGAAAgccaaaaaccttcatctttaGGGCATTTCTGtaaattcacacttttaaaattcataaaatagtAAAATTAGGGACTTGCTGTCACTTGTAAGCCTACATGTGCTAAAGctcaatgtgttgccaaactttaagcaaaaaatatttttaaaaaagccattagaaactctaaaccctaacatATTATTTTTTCCCCTTCTTTTCTTTCACCCTAGTTGGAaagcttatgttatgattgtgttggagatgttaaaattttagatttcaatgaaccgaaatcgaaaccgaaccgatttgaaccgaacccagccctacttgtcacatcccagcataggcccccaccacatcccgagctcgactctgacgtagcacgatattgtccgttttgggccccgaccacgccctcatggttttgttttttggaattcacacgagaacttccctgtgtgtcacccatcatgggattgctctcacgcgaactcgcttaacttcggagtttcgatgaaaCTTGAAGttagtgagctctcaaaatgcCTCATCCTAGGTatagataggaatatacatataaggcttacatgatccattcccctaggcgatgtgggatgttacaatccacccctcttagggCCCGATGTCCTAGTCGGCACATTTCCGactagggattggctctgataccaaattgtcacatcttggcccaggcccccaccacatcctgggctcgactctgtcgtagcacgatattgtccactttgggtcccgaccatgctctcacggttttgtttatgggaactcacacgagaacttcctggtgggtcatccatcatgagattgctctcgtgcgaactcgcttaacttcgtagttccaatggaacccgaagccagtgagctcccaaaaggcctcgtgctaagtagatatgagaatatacatgTAAGACTTACATGATCAATTCTCCTGAAATATGTGGAATGTTACACACTTCCCATCTCTCTCGTCTTAGAAAGCCTCCATGAAATATTTGCTTTCCCAATATATTGAGAACTCTAAATTTGCTTAGAAGAAAAAAGATTGATGAGCAGAGGCCTGAAGCTTCATGTCTTGTCGATTACTTCAatataataacatataaatGTAACGGAAAAGAAATCAAAGGCTTCGTGGTCTGTTTTAACTTTCGGAtaagttttcatttgattaaaaaaatcttACAGTTTGTGGAAACTTTCAAATTGCTTGGAAGATAGCcgattacaaataaaaaactcGTCTTATTATCAGTTACATACAATTTATGTTTATCTCTTTCGTCGCATGATTAGTTCCGTAACAAAAACTCTGAATATACAACTACCAAACTTTAGCATTCACCCTTAAGGAAAACCTCACTTAACAAAAGACATAAATCCGATTTGTCAAAATAGTAAGGCGCATTAAAATTAAGGGTCATTGTCCATAAAACGGGTCAACAACACGAGCTTAACCAAGTCAAATCGAAATTTTCACGTAGATTTCCTCATTGTCCAAAAAGTTATTAAATTTAAGCTTTGAATTAAGAAAACAATAttatagttaaaaaaaaaattgaattcatcGTCCTAATGTTATTTTACAAGAATAATATTTGACTACTTAAAGAATGAGTTGAGGTTCTTACTCAAAATTGTTTGTTGTCAATTCATAAAAATTCGTATTTATAATGAAAGCGCTCATAGTATAAATCCCTTTACAAAGATCGTTTAtgcaaaaatcaataaaaattaaagtCGTTTAGTCATTAAATTGTATAAAAATAGATCAATAAAATTAGTAAAAGCATTATGAATCGTCAATTTATTGGATAGAATAGATTGACTATAAAGAgacttagttttaattcattttacaGGAATAACCTTTATAAtgtgatttataatataaacggCAATAAACACAAAATTCTGTGATTCAAACACGATGAATTTTGAGAGTTCTTCGTTCATTTTACAATGGgactaaataattgaatttcaaaaaatatataaacactatGAAATTACAAATTCACCCTTTCATGCCATGAAATTACAAATTCACCGAACTCGAATCCAGCGGCGGCTCTTCCTTCCTCCGACTCCCCATTCTCAAAAGACCGTACAATTTCCTGAACTCCCTCACCGTGTGAACACTTTCCCGGCAAAAAACGGCGCTGGGTTCGCCCGACTCGTCGACGGACCGACCCGACGAACTATTGGACAACGTTTGCCCCACTTTGTTCGCTCCCTTCATACTATCCACATTCGTCTGCAACGCCGAGATAACCGACTTCAAAGCCCGACTCGGCGAGCTCCGATTCGAAATCATAATCTCGCCTATCTCCGCCGGGCTAAGACTCGCTCCGCTGTGGAAAATCTCCTCCACCTGCGGGAACAGCTTGTGTTCCTTGAGCCCGAGGTAAGTGCTGGCCAAGCTCTTGAAAGCGAAAAAATCGCAGAGTGGAAAATGGATGTGGACATCAACCCGACCCGGCCTCAAAACCAACTGGTCCACCTGATCCTTACCGTTCATCGTGAAAACCAAGACGCGCTCCTCACCGCACGATGACACTATCCCGTCCATAAAATTCAACAGCCCGGACAAGCTCACAGCCGTGGATTTCTCCGTCAAGAAACGGTCCAGATCCTCCACCACGATCAGCGACTTCGGCGTCGTTTGGAGGAGAAGCATTTTCAAATCGGAGTCGTCGGTGACCTTGGACATGTCGACGTCGTACACGTCGTAGCTCAAGAACCTCGCCATGGCGGCGACGAAGCTGGTTTTTCCGGTGCCGGAGGGGCCGTAGAGCAAAAAGCTCCGCTTCCAAACTCGGCCTAGTCGGTGATAATACTGCTTCGATTTCGAGAAATTCTCAAGATCGGACCGGACTTTATTCTTCAGCTCGGCGTCCATCACGACGGTGTCGAAGGTGGCGGGGTGCGTGAACGGTACCGATCGCCACCGTTCGTTTTCACGGGAGAGGTTCATGTAGAGCTTGATATCTCTGTTCCGCTGCTCGATTTCATCGGCGACGGTAAGAATGTGCTGGAAGTACTGGCGGAACACGCGGCGCTTGTCGGACCGGTTGATTTTCAAAACGAAGGACCGGATTCCGTCGGACTGGGATTTCTGAATAGTCCAAGAGAGCTTGGCGCTGAGGAAGGTGTCGTGGACGGCGGAGTTGTTTGCGTCGTGCCGGAAGACGATGTCGTTGGATTTGGCGCCGGTGAAGAGGTTGGTGAAGTCAGAATCCTCGATGGAAGGGAGGGAGTCGAGGTAGACGGAGATTTTGCCGTAGAGCTGGTTCTCTTGGAAGTGCTCGTTGAACTGCGGGATTTTGTAAAACTGGTAGACTCTGAACCGGTCCGCCAAGGATTCCCataattttgttaatttgtgAACCAGAGATGTTTTGGACATGAACCGGAGAACCAGAACCAAAGAAACAGCAAAGAGCAAGAAATAGAAAAATGCCATGAATCCGCCCATGATAAACGAACAATTAACCCGAAACCGAGCTAGCTAGCCCACCACGGTAAGGATTGTAGCACCCGACGTGCTAGCGGTACTTGTTGAAGAATTTTCGATGCTTAAGTTAGTTACGTATAGAGTAATTAAACAAATTGACGGAGATTCTAGCTTAGATTTTGCGTTGCTAAAAACGCAATGACTTTGTGGACGAAGGTGGATGGTATGTTACTAACTAAAGAGCCTCCGATGCTCAAATCAGCTGAATTCAAGGCTAAATTTGGGGTCGCTAAAATTTGTTCCTCGTGATATTGGGTTGAACATGATTTGATGAAATCAAAGAGAGATAGAGGAGTGGAGGTGATGGGTGGAGATTGAGAATAATGTTTGGAGGAGGAATTTAATGGGTTTGGGTTGGGGGAATAATGTATGGAGATGGCTTGAGCCGGCAAATTAATGTTGGGTGAGTTGGGTCAATAAAAAGAGCAACAATGGGCGTGTACGTAAGAGAGAGTAGGGGAAGAAATTTGGATTGTATTGTTCTTCTTTGGCTGTGAAACGATGACCAACGActaggaaagggatcctctccggattcttTTCATCAAGTTCATCCATTCgaattattaaaatttgatctaacggctacaagCAAGAAGcctctttaaaaattataataactttaactgttgaattaaatttcaatgattcGAATAA from Malus domestica chromosome 01, GDT2T_hap1 includes:
- the LOC103444243 gene encoding AAA-ATPase At2g46620-like; translated protein: MGGFMAFFYFLLFAVSLVLVLRFMSKTSLVHKLTKLWESLADRFRVYQFYKIPQFNEHFQENQLYGKISVYLDSLPSIEDSDFTNLFTGAKSNDIVFRHDANNSAVHDTFLSAKLSWTIQKSQSDGIRSFVLKINRSDKRRVFRQYFQHILTVADEIEQRNRDIKLYMNLSRENERWRSVPFTHPATFDTVVMDAELKNKVRSDLENFSKSKQYYHRLGRVWKRSFLLYGPSGTGKTSFVAAMARFLSYDVYDVDMSKVTDDSDLKMLLLQTTPKSLIVVEDLDRFLTEKSTAVSLSGLLNFMDGIVSSCGEERVLVFTMNGKDQVDQLVLRPGRVDVHIHFPLCDFFAFKSLASTYLGLKEHKLFPQVEEIFHSGASLSPAEIGEIMISNRSSPSRALKSVISALQTNVDSMKGANKVGQTLSNSSSGRSVDESGEPSAVFCRESVHTVREFRKLYGLLRMGSRRKEEPPLDSSSVNL